In Deinococcus sp. QL22, a genomic segment contains:
- a CDS encoding site-specific integrase translates to MTTSDPNLALVRFQGDALAAARGWTDLTSEERRRRAIVAAQQLDPELLWSLTEAHTSLYGSAGAGLSARTARAYREGIGKLLQHADRTGFSLIRPERDAGALYIRSLEVTGLAPSSIRVQLAAARALFRALRWAGATALDPFSDARPVQDKTAPWDKRQPYTDHEVQALLKMAAPRDRALILLCAHGGLRIEEALQLTWNDLDLPGGVLTVQHGKGDKTRRVTLTRTLIAALQVLPRAEAVIGGTQTAARQRLQVIAKRAETRYRGWHAFRHYAGTRLVRQTGSLEYAARHLGHSSIETTRIYAKWSDQALDEALAGW, encoded by the coding sequence ATGACCACCTCTGATCCCAACCTCGCCCTCGTTCGCTTCCAAGGCGACGCCCTCGCTGCTGCTAGAGGCTGGACTGATCTCACCTCCGAGGAACGCCGCCGTCGAGCCATCGTCGCTGCCCAACAGTTAGATCCAGAATTACTCTGGTCGCTGACCGAAGCCCACACCTCTCTGTATGGGTCTGCAGGCGCGGGCCTGTCCGCCCGAACCGCCCGTGCGTATCGGGAAGGCATAGGCAAACTTCTTCAGCATGCTGATCGAACCGGCTTCAGCCTCATTCGACCCGAACGGGATGCTGGGGCCCTTTATATACGGTCACTCGAAGTCACAGGTTTGGCACCCTCCAGCATTCGCGTTCAGCTCGCCGCCGCTCGGGCCCTCTTCCGCGCCCTTCGTTGGGCTGGTGCTACTGCCCTCGATCCCTTCAGTGATGCTCGCCCAGTTCAAGACAAGACTGCACCCTGGGACAAACGCCAGCCCTACACCGACCATGAAGTCCAGGCCCTGCTCAAGATGGCCGCTCCCCGCGACCGAGCCCTCATTCTCCTCTGCGCTCACGGTGGCCTCCGCATTGAAGAAGCCCTGCAGTTGACTTGGAACGACCTTGACCTGCCCGGTGGCGTCCTAACCGTTCAGCACGGCAAAGGTGACAAAACCCGCCGCGTGACCCTCACCCGCACCCTGATTGCTGCCCTGCAAGTCTTGCCTCGAGCGGAAGCTGTGATTGGTGGCACACAGACCGCTGCCCGCCAACGCTTGCAGGTCATTGCCAAAAGGGCCGAAACCCGCTACCGAGGCTGGCATGCCTTCCGGCACTACGCGGGCACCCGCCTCGTTCGGCAAACCGGCAGCCTCGAGTACGCTGCCCGCCACCTCGGCCACAGCAGCATCGAAACCACCCGCATCTACGCCAAATGGAGCGACCAAGCCCTCGATGAGGCCCTCGCGGGCTGGTAA
- a CDS encoding M48 family metallopeptidase: MKVTAKAPERAERVLQAWLRERAEQVLAERMERCLERASHYGIQHSGEFRLRSMATQWGSCSRTGRLTFNPLLIQAPKECIDYVLLHELCHTLEFSHSRAYYALLGRVLPDWKAKRARLNRLVELPGSLL; encoded by the coding sequence CTGAAGGTCACGGCCAAAGCCCCTGAACGGGCTGAGCGGGTGCTGCAAGCGTGGTTGCGGGAACGGGCCGAGCAGGTGCTGGCCGAGCGGATGGAGCGTTGCCTGGAGAGGGCGTCGCACTACGGCATCCAGCACAGTGGTGAGTTCCGCCTGCGCAGTATGGCGACCCAGTGGGGCAGTTGCAGCCGGACAGGCAGGCTCACCTTCAATCCGCTGCTGATCCAGGCGCCCAAGGAATGCATCGATTACGTGCTGCTGCACGAGCTGTGTCACACCCTTGAATTCAGTCACTCCCGGGCCTATTACGCGCTCCTCGGCCGGGTCTTGCCAGACTGGAAAGCCAAACGGGCGCGACTCAATCGACTGGTCGAGTTGCCCGGTTCCTTGCTTTAG
- a CDS encoding HEAT repeat domain-containing protein yields MDAVEAFETEHAVRLPEPYRDFLLQVGNGGAGQAYGLYPLEKTATGGVLKRPSPLHSQMPEVGAWHDVLGLDEDTEAVYDGALTLLTQGCTYDVLLMVSGPDRGRIVYVDWNMEHAPFFSQFPDFLTWYETWLRETLAGYTMTWFGYGLPLNAGESALVAVDQQVPSFQRKAALNNLLRVPSLTADLLTLLESALLSEPDLGIATDFLTLLASNGVQGLGDISWRLLRQAQGHQIYRTVHAMRTMELPTWGDAALWALEQDADQDASQSILYLLKREQALTRRAIELAFTSKHVVTTGLYVNSEFDNPLPVPDAFFTHSDPGVRRYSVEYQPNAVLHPKLPQLLELYRQEASEHVRQGWALKIGSFHEPVVTAALTEFLEREDSAIVRSALTRRLGEHKATQAVPLLMRLTQQEDHVLRLEAATALGEIGDERARPALKALLDQHEKPFRIEGGGGMGYSYSVAEAARRALKILGGHQRHRKILGKLVKILTRTRE; encoded by the coding sequence GTGGACGCCGTAGAAGCCTTTGAGACAGAGCACGCGGTTCGCCTGCCAGAGCCATACCGTGACTTCCTCTTGCAGGTGGGAAATGGTGGTGCCGGTCAAGCCTATGGGTTATATCCCCTAGAGAAAACAGCTACAGGCGGCGTCCTCAAGAGGCCGTCTCCACTCCATTCCCAGATGCCGGAGGTCGGGGCTTGGCACGACGTCCTTGGTCTGGACGAAGACACTGAAGCGGTCTACGACGGCGCCTTGACGCTGCTCACGCAGGGCTGCACCTATGACGTGCTGCTGATGGTCAGCGGGCCTGACCGGGGACGCATCGTCTACGTGGACTGGAATATGGAGCACGCCCCCTTCTTCTCCCAGTTCCCGGATTTTCTGACTTGGTACGAAACTTGGCTGCGTGAAACGCTGGCTGGGTACACGATGACCTGGTTCGGATACGGCCTGCCTCTGAACGCGGGCGAGTCCGCTCTCGTGGCCGTTGATCAGCAGGTGCCTTCCTTCCAACGGAAAGCAGCGCTCAATAACTTGCTGCGGGTACCCTCGCTCACGGCCGATCTCCTGACACTTCTAGAATCCGCGTTGCTGTCGGAACCGGACTTGGGAATTGCTACAGACTTCCTGACGCTCCTGGCTTCCAACGGTGTCCAGGGGTTGGGGGACATCAGTTGGCGTCTCCTGCGCCAGGCCCAGGGGCATCAGATTTACCGCACCGTTCATGCCATGAGGACGATGGAGCTCCCCACCTGGGGAGACGCGGCCCTCTGGGCCTTGGAGCAGGACGCCGACCAGGACGCTTCACAAAGCATTTTGTACCTGTTGAAACGCGAGCAGGCCCTCACCCGGCGGGCGATCGAACTGGCCTTCACATCGAAACACGTCGTCACGACCGGCTTATACGTGAACAGTGAATTCGATAATCCGCTGCCTGTGCCCGACGCATTCTTCACGCATTCCGACCCAGGCGTGCGCCGATACTCGGTCGAATATCAGCCCAATGCTGTGCTCCATCCCAAACTCCCCCAATTACTGGAGCTGTACCGTCAGGAGGCCAGTGAGCATGTGCGGCAGGGGTGGGCACTCAAGATCGGCAGTTTCCATGAACCCGTGGTGACCGCGGCCCTGACCGAGTTTCTGGAGCGGGAAGACAGTGCGATAGTCCGTTCTGCTCTCACCCGGAGGTTGGGCGAACACAAGGCCACTCAGGCTGTTCCGCTGCTGATGCGGCTGACACAGCAGGAGGATCACGTGCTGCGCCTGGAGGCGGCGACTGCCCTCGGAGAGATTGGGGATGAACGCGCCCGTCCAGCCCTGAAGGCCCTGCTCGATCAGCATGAGAAGCCCTTCCGGATCGAGGGGGGCGGCGGGATGGGCTATTCGTACTCCGTTGCGGAGGCCGCACGCCGCGCGCTTAAGATTCTGGGTGGCCACCAAAGGCACCGGAAGATCCTCGGCAAGCTCGTAAAAATCCTGACCAGGACAAGAGAGTAA
- a CDS encoding YhcG family protein, with protein MTRSLQMPDDYATLLGNLKTQIRQAQTQAALSVNRELVLLYWQIGQSILERQGQAGWGAKVIDRLAQDLKTEFPEMKGFSRSNLSAMQQFAATWPDPAIVQQLVGQIPWGHNVALLQKVKDPAAREWYARATIQHGWSRNILIHQIDSRLIERQGQATSNFDRALPAPQSELAGQLLKDPYNFDFLSLGTQALERDLERSLLAHLRDFMLELGVGFAFVGSQVHLEVGGEDFYLDLLFYHLKLRCYVVIDLKIGEFKPEYVGKMNFYLSAADDLLRHPQDAPSIGLLLCKTQNKVIAEYALRGVEKPLGIASYQLAEALPDYLEGQLPSVEELEAELSRLEEGATH; from the coding sequence ATGACGCGTAGCCTCCAGATGCCGGACGATTACGCGACCCTGTTGGGCAACCTGAAGACTCAGATTCGTCAGGCCCAGACGCAGGCAGCCCTCAGCGTGAACCGCGAACTGGTGCTGTTGTACTGGCAGATCGGGCAGTCCATCCTGGAGCGGCAGGGGCAAGCCGGGTGGGGCGCAAAAGTCATTGACCGTTTGGCGCAGGATTTGAAGACCGAGTTTCCGGAGATGAAAGGCTTTAGCCGCAGCAACCTGAGTGCGATGCAGCAGTTTGCGGCCACCTGGCCTGATCCTGCAATCGTCCAACAGCTTGTTGGACAAATCCCGTGGGGACACAATGTCGCCCTGTTGCAAAAAGTCAAAGATCCCGCTGCCCGAGAGTGGTATGCCCGCGCCACCATTCAGCACGGGTGGAGCCGCAACATCCTGATCCATCAGATTGACAGTCGCCTGATTGAGCGGCAGGGGCAAGCCACCAGCAACTTTGACCGCGCCCTGCCTGCTCCGCAATCGGAATTGGCGGGGCAACTGCTGAAAGACCCCTACAATTTCGACTTTCTGAGTTTAGGCACCCAGGCACTGGAACGAGACTTGGAACGCAGCCTGCTGGCCCATCTGCGTGACTTCATGCTGGAACTGGGCGTGGGCTTTGCCTTTGTGGGCAGCCAGGTGCACCTCGAAGTGGGTGGGGAAGACTTTTACCTCGACCTGCTCTTTTACCACCTCAAGCTGCGCTGCTACGTGGTCATTGATTTGAAGATTGGGGAGTTCAAGCCGGAGTACGTGGGCAAGATGAATTTTTACCTCAGCGCCGCCGATGACCTGTTGCGCCATCCGCAGGATGCCCCCAGTATTGGGTTGCTCCTCTGCAAGACCCAGAACAAGGTGATTGCCGAGTATGCTCTGCGCGGTGTGGAGAAGCCCTTGGGGATAGCCAGCTATCAACTGGCCGAAGCCCTCCCCGACTATCTCGAAGGCCAGTTGCCTAGCGTGGAAGAGCTGGAAGCAGAACTGAGTCGGCTGGAGGAGGGCGCAACGCATTGA
- a CDS encoding type I restriction-modification system subunit M N-terminal domain-containing protein — MTKAARTASHIEEVLWSTADQLRGHVDAAYKHVFLGWVSLDSISDTLSLHYEKVEAAYGQATAEDRDECVADGVFWMSEEARWDEPKTMPSRGRSRQADRRRHDRPGSPDQSQPRTAGL; from the coding sequence ATGACCAAAGCCGCCCGCACCGCCTCCCACATTGAAGAAGTGTTGTGGAGTACCGCTGACCAACTGCGCGGCCACGTGGACGCCGCATACAAACACGTCTTTTTGGGATGGGTCTCTCTCGACTCCATCAGTGACACCTTGAGCCTGCACTACGAGAAGGTCGAAGCTGCCTATGGTCAAGCAACGGCCGAAGACCGCGACGAGTGCGTGGCCGACGGCGTGTTCTGGATGTCCGAAGAGGCCCGCTGGGATGAGCCGAAGACAATGCCAAGCAGAGGACGATCTCGGCAAGCGGATCGACGCCGCCATGACCGCCCTGGAAGCCCTGATCAAAGCCAACCTCGAACGGCTGGGCTATGA
- a CDS encoding AAA family ATPase: MIYVVGGIKGGSGKTTVATNLAVALALDGRDVLLVDADDQETATDFSAWRNERQGGQTGYTAVQLTGQAAREELRRLSKKFEDVVIDTGGRDTTSQRAALTVADLYLVPFNPRSFDVWTLEKVARLIHEIKTVNPELKSYAFLNRADPRGSDNDDAAEALRDTDALAFLDAPLGNRKAYANAAAQGLGVLELHPDDRKATQEFAHLYQQITGRTPQFALAEGK; encoded by the coding sequence ATGATTTATGTGGTTGGCGGGATCAAGGGTGGCAGTGGGAAAACAACGGTGGCGACGAATCTCGCCGTCGCTTTGGCCTTGGATGGTCGGGACGTGCTCTTGGTGGATGCAGATGATCAGGAGACAGCCACGGACTTCTCGGCTTGGCGCAACGAACGGCAGGGGGGGCAGACAGGCTACACCGCCGTTCAACTCACAGGTCAGGCGGCCCGTGAGGAACTGCGGCGGCTCTCCAAGAAGTTCGAGGATGTCGTCATCGATACCGGAGGCCGTGACACCACCAGTCAGCGCGCCGCCCTCACGGTGGCAGACCTGTACCTGGTGCCGTTCAATCCCCGTAGTTTTGACGTCTGGACGCTGGAGAAGGTCGCCCGGCTGATCCACGAGATCAAGACGGTCAATCCAGAGCTGAAGTCCTACGCCTTTCTGAACCGGGCCGATCCACGTGGCAGTGACAACGATGATGCGGCCGAAGCACTGAGGGACACGGACGCCCTGGCGTTCCTTGACGCCCCTCTCGGGAACCGCAAAGCGTACGCCAACGCGGCCGCGCAGGGGCTGGGCGTGCTTGAACTTCACCCCGACGACCGCAAGGCCACCCAGGAGTTCGCGCACCTGTACCAACAGATCACCGGCCGGACCCCGCAGTTCGCCCTGGCGGAGGGCAAATAA
- a CDS encoding PIN domain-containing protein translates to MRDLLIRLDIEGLCRLRWSDEVNHEWINALIRDRGFEPEPLLRTQALMDRALPHARVTGFSHLIPELKLPDPDDRHVLAAALHSRVAHLITFNRSDFPDHALPSAAPQVVHPDAWLAPVLSQDLQLTCRVLRQLVAPFRKPPRSISDVAGQLAQILMPQSAQVLEEMVAQGIC, encoded by the coding sequence TTGCGGGACCTCTTGATCCGCTTGGACATCGAGGGCCTCTGCCGCCTGCGCTGGTCGGACGAGGTCAACCACGAATGGATCAATGCGCTGATCCGGGATCGGGGATTTGAGCCCGAGCCTTTGCTGAGGACCCAGGCATTGATGGACCGGGCGTTACCGCACGCGCGAGTGACTGGCTTCAGTCACTTAATCCCTGAATTGAAGCTTCCAGATCCGGATGACCGACACGTCCTCGCCGCGGCCCTGCACAGCAGGGTTGCTCACCTGATCACCTTCAATCGGAGTGATTTTCCTGACCACGCTCTTCCCTCAGCGGCCCCGCAAGTCGTCCACCCAGACGCCTGGCTGGCTCCAGTCCTGAGTCAAGACCTCCAGCTCACCTGCCGGGTCCTGCGTCAACTGGTGGCCCCGTTCCGGAAGCCACCCCGCAGCATCTCGGATGTCGCCGGCCAGCTAGCCCAGATTCTGATGCCGCAGTCGGCCCAAGTGCTGGAAGAGATGGTCGCGCAAGGCATCTGCTAG
- a CDS encoding helix-turn-helix domain-containing protein — translation MTQAFTPSRTEREQLQALAKTLAQAGESVELLFGNGSQAQRIKLTPILARLLQASVAELGAGHTLALVATEETVTPARAAKLLGVSRPHLVNTLLRTGQLPFRMVGKHHRIAMNDLLAYQQERDQRHAAADALSQLSEDLGLYEQDSASR, via the coding sequence ATGACTCAGGCCTTCACTCCTTCACGCACCGAGCGGGAACAGCTTCAGGCTCTGGCTAAGACGCTGGCTCAGGCGGGTGAATCTGTCGAACTCCTCTTTGGCAATGGATCTCAAGCTCAGCGCATCAAGCTCACGCCCATCCTGGCCCGCTTGCTGCAAGCCTCAGTGGCAGAACTGGGAGCGGGCCATACCCTGGCTTTGGTGGCCACCGAGGAAACGGTCACACCAGCTCGAGCTGCCAAATTGCTTGGGGTCAGTCGGCCTCACTTGGTGAACACCCTGCTGCGTACGGGACAACTTCCTTTCCGCATGGTGGGCAAGCACCACCGCATTGCCATGAATGACTTACTGGCCTATCAGCAGGAGCGCGACCAGCGCCATGCCGCTGCCGATGCCCTCAGTCAGCTCTCCGAGGATCTGGGCCTGTACGAGCAGGATTCAGCGTCTCGGTGA